A genomic stretch from Arachis stenosperma cultivar V10309 chromosome 3, arast.V10309.gnm1.PFL2, whole genome shotgun sequence includes:
- the LOC130970521 gene encoding uncharacterized protein LOC130970521, producing MASWKKTIATPFKKARTFFNQQPPRDHHHNKKSQTEQENRVVMDLHGEVMACGYEDVQVMWSILDKSKSNTCNITSS from the exons ATGGCGTCTTGGAAGAAAACCATCGCAACCCCATTCAAAAAAGCTCGCACTTTCTTTAACCAGCAACCACCGAGGGACCACCATCATAATAAGAAGTCTCAAACAG AACAAGAGAACCGTGTTGTGATGGATCTGCACGGTGAAGTCATGGCTTGTGGCTATGAAGATGTTCAAGTTATGTGGTCAATTCTTGATAAGTCCAAATCCAACACCTGCAATATAACATCCTCAtaa